cggtaggtcattcatcccgatcggatcaAAACTGGGCGAGTTATCGgcgattttccacgagaatTATGGGTTTTTGCTCAATGACTGGGCGAGGGAGAGGAGGGATCTAGTTGAGGTGTTGTACAAAAAGgcgcgcggctcaaagacccaaccaacggtatgccgcatgccaagatcggatCAAAACTGGCCGAGTTAtcgacgattttccacgggagtAATTTGGTTTTCCCTTAATAAGTGGGTGGaggggtggatggatcgggttgaggtgttctacaaaaaggtgagcGGCTCAAAGACCCTTCTAACGGTATGCACAACGTCTagatcggaccagaaatggcCAAGATATcgccggttttccacgggaatgctgctggcggaatttcccgggGGTTACTGGAAAATCACCCTTAGTCCCCTTCTATctttttgaaagatatttcaagatagaaacaaaaatgaggacaaaaacttaaaattgaaaggCGCCCTCAAAATCtgccggaaaaatatttgtcatctcggaaagaaaaatattttctggccactttttaaacttccatttgctacctcctcggattcatgctctcctgttactccaggtcggattttgccgcataaaaatttccggatttttgtcacaaatttcgggatttttgccacaaaaatccgaccaggagtaacaggagagcatgaattcgaagaggtagctcgggtcggccacaaatttccaaaatcagttttaaaatccaaagtcagttttaaatttgggttggaaattttaagcctgaaattcaactaaaaattttgcctcgggattttaaaactgattttggattttaagatcgAATTTGGAACTTGTCAACCGAtccgagctacctcctcgaattcatgctctcctgctATTACCAGTCGTTCCTGGTCGGAAAATTGGTTCAAAATCGCCGATATCGTCCTTGTACCGCGCCACTGCCCCCACCCCGATCACTCTACATCCCCCCTCCATCACAGTAATTGCCATGGAAAATTGGCGATAACttggccattcctggtccgatcgggatgaatgacctaccgttggatgcgtctatggtccaaccacctttttgtagaacaccttaACTCGATCCCTCCTCTCCCTCaaccagttattgaggaaaaacccagaactcccgtggaaaatcggcgatatcTCGGTCATTCCTCATCCGATCgtgatgaatgacctaccgttggatgcgtcgaTGGTCCACCTTTTTtacaacacctcaacccgatccctccaccccctcacccagttattgaggaaaaaccaaaacattctcgtggaaaatcgtcgaTACCTCGGTCATTCctcgtccgatcgggatgaatgacctaccatTCGATGCGTCTATGATCCGTCCACATTTTTgttgaacacctcaacccgatccctccaccaccTCACTcggttatggaggaaaaacccagtaTTCCCGTGAAAAATCGGCAATAAGTCGCtcatttctggtccgatcttggcatgaGTTGGTtgggtctttgagccgcgcgcctttttgcagaacacctcaacccgatccttcTACCCCTTAGCCCAGTTATTgagaaaaaaccaaagcatTCCCTTGGAAAATCGGTAATAACTCGAATATTATCTCGGATATATCTGGTAAaatcttggcatgcggcataccgttggatgagtctttgaGTTAAAGCTCTGAATCCAGCCCACCATTGCTGTAGCTCCCACGCTAGAGGAAGACTAAATTACTGAGGCATATGCCAACAATGAGCAGACTAGGGAAACGAACAGAGACATCAAGCACCTGATATTCGTCGATCAGTCCGTTTATAGGAAATCCGGGTCTAGGATAGATGAGGGAATACCATTAGGACCGATAAAAAGAGCTAAAGATGAATAAGTATTGAAGATGAATGAGTTTCCACTCGTctggtagttcttcctgatcccagATCCTTACAATCAGTCGGCGAGGGCACTTTGTCATCTTCATGCAGACTGTCGTAGTAATGCTCTCCTCTGCGACCTGCCCAGTATCTGGTCCAGTATCTTCTCCGTTCAGTTGTCTGTTGAAGTAACACTTCCTCCTATCCATCACCTCTCACTCGTCGGACTGGATATCTCTCTGCAGAAAATAGGCCTAGAACAGGTATGATCTCCGATTTCTCACTTGGAAAACTTATCATCAAATTAAAGAGAGAATATCTCCtccaaataataaaatagtcTACTTCTTTAtgtcttttgttttctatgaTCTAGAATATCAGTCTATACTTTAGATCAGTATCAAGATAAGGATTTAGACCTAATTTGAGGGTTTTACTTGACAAAAATGGCATTAGAGACGTTATTTAAACTCGATAAAAATCCTCGATATAAACGAACTTTTATTAAACAACCCACCTCATGCTCACTTCGTCTTATTCTACGCACCTTGCCTTATTTTGCCAAgaatttatcaaaaacaaacagtttcaAAATGAACTAATTATAAGGCAAATATTGTTCCACTGCAACCAATTGGTGCATTGATAACTGTACGCTAAAGATAGCTGCATATCAACGTGTAGCTGTACCTCTTCGTCGTGTTCTTTGGTGCCGGAAGAGAACTCATTTGGCACCACCATTTCCATTGAGTGAGTAATGCAGACATCGACTCTCCCATAACTTCCTGCCAAAGTCAACACCATCGCAGTGTAAAGTCTATTAAATCAGATTTCTTGGTAATTTTCTTACAAACAACCGTTGCCCGTTCCTCTGTCTCGTCTGCCTGAATCATCCTTACAAGGTACACCAATCATCTTTAACTATGGAACTTTACAGCCGAAAGCCTCCCGAATGTGGTTCGCTCACACACAACCTATACAATCCGACAGTATCAGTCGTCTAACGTTGAATAATCAAGCTGCCTATCTGGAGCGATTTTATGCGAACATTTATCTTATCAGCTAGCTTGCTCTaagcatatgtgtgtgtatttgtgtaatTGGTATGGGCGTATCGTGTTTTTTTAGCGATGATAACGTACATTTTTAACCTGCAAGTTGGGCGCAACGGTTCAAGGGTTCAGTTCGAACGGATAACTTGCAGCGGTTTCGCGTGTTTTCACCGTCCTTCCTGTGCGTCTTCGAGCGAATCGCGGGGAGGGTTATGAGCTGGCTGTGAAGTCCAGTCCCGGTGTCGTGCGTGTGAGTGAAGTGAAGTTTTTAGTTATTAATTCgttcgaaagaaaaagaggatCGTCATAACTGCTCACCATGGTTCAGGTGTGCAGCTTTACAGTATTATTGCTTCTGGTAGCTTACGGGAGCTTTGCCAGCGGCCAACAGCAAGGTATGTACGGTGCGCGTTTGGGCGTGTGTCATGTGATTCACAGTGAAGGTGACAGTGACTAGCAGGAGAACAGTTAAACAACACCACTAATCCTACTGGCCGGGGGTTTCCTAGCTTAGTGATGTGATGTTTGTACTAGCAAAAACTGTGTCATGTTCGGCGAAGGTTATCGCACAAGACAAGCGTCTAGTAGAAAATCCACAGGCTTCCTCCACAAAATAACCTCAAATTTCGAGTCAATCGAGCAGAACTCATCAGGTGATAAGATCTCTGACGCGAAAACCACTCCAAAAACCGCACACGGACCGTATAGCTCTATCAAAATCCAACCTTCTAAGCTTATCACAATGCTCACTGTTATACGCCCGGTTACGTGTGGCCATAACCCTATCTTATGGGAGCGTTTTAATGCtacaatgatttattttacaccTCCGAAGGTCACACCCATGCTTTCAAGATGTTCTCGTCTTTAGGAGTGTTTCCGCTACGAGGCTTCAACCCATTATCTTGCTATCTCTAGTTGAACACATTATTTCGGCCGCAGTAatttggctggctggctggatgAGCTCGACAAGATGGTACAAATTCATGTGTACTAAAAATCAGCTTTACTCAGTTTTACAATCAAGATAAACCATGGCCATTTTATCTGTTGTGTGAACGATCTTGAGCATATGAATAAGTTCCTCGACAACGGATGTTGCGCTAATGGGACTAATTTTACCACGGAATGGCGGAGAGTATATAGAAACCGCTTATCACCTACTAAATCATCAATTGTGAATCATTATTTCTGAGCAAATGTTTCAAGCAGTTGAAGTCTAGTTGATCGCCGAATTCGGGTGTTTTTCTATCGTTTTACAACTTCCGGCCTTATGACACGATTGGTATTTTGTAACTGGCTCTGCAGATCGTGCTAGTTTTTGCCCCATTTAAAGACGATAGTTTCGTCGCGGCGCGGGAAGTATGGCAGCCATACAACATTCTAGTGGCACAGTTGTATCCAGCTCCGGGATCCCTCATGTAATCGAAACAACCCTTCATTCACTGCAGCTGAAACGCTAATTTCTTATCAGCATAGGTGTCGCTCCGCGCTATCGACGATAAGCTAAGCAAACACTGCTCACAGTGTCGATACACAGCATGGCTTTGGTGCGATCAATATCATCGAGCTCTTAACTCAATCCTCCGGCCCAACAACGGGGTTTTTGgtagattgttaaaaataaaaattccaaataGTATCAATCGGGCTGCACACGCTGCTATCCAAGATTGTCATACCTGAAGGGGGGAAGGCTAATACGcctcacaaaacaacaaaaagttgGAGTTCTACTACATATCTCCTTTAGATAAGATACGATAGCAGCATTTGCCACACACGGTTCTAAACCCTTTTGCGGTTCTATTCTCTCTTCCCCGTATCTGCAGAGCGTGTCTGTGCCACTGCACGCTACACGGCCGAATGTGAGCAGCTCCAGCGTGGAAACTCCGAGGTAGTATGCGTACACGTCCAGGACAGTGTCGAGTGTGCCCAGCGCATTCGCAACGGTACAGCCGACTTTGGCGTATTCAGTGCGGAAAGTGTACTGCTTACGGCTAGTCTCGGATGGGAAGGACTCAACGTACTTAAGGAGCTTCGCAGTGCGGAACGTACGCGTGAAGCGATCGACTTCCAGACGGCCGTTGTGGTGCGCAACACCCACCGTGGTGGGCTTGAAGGATTGCGAGGTTTGCGCTACTGTCATCCGGGATTCCATTACGGTCGTACGCATCGCTGGACGGAGCGGGTGCTGAAGCACTTTGAACGGCTCGTTGCTCCAGTGCAGTGCGAAGGTTTTAACACCGTGACAGAGATTGAAGCGGCTGCTGTGTCCAACTTTTTCGGGGAGTCCTGCCGTCCGGGTGTATGGTCGCAGATACCTAAGGAGGATTCCGATTTAAGTAAGTATTCTTACACACTTCTGGTTCAATCTTTCCAAAGCATATCTTACCACAACAAAGCTTTCCGATTTTAatttgtagaagaaaaatactCGAATCTCTGCGCGCTATGCCCGAATGCGTCGTCCTGCTCGTACGACGGTTTCGACAATGGGCAAGAGTCGGCACTTCAGTGCCTGGAACGCAACGGTGACGTAGTTTACGCATCTGTACTCGAAATCCAGAACTACTTCAAGGAACGCAGTGCGATCGCGAACGATTTCTCGTACCTCTGCAAGGACGGTACACTGCAACCCGTCACCGGCAATGCCTGTCCGTGGCTTATTCGACCCTGGGGAACCATAATGGCATCGTCGGCGAAAGCGGTACAAATTGCGGCCCGCCTAGATGTGTGGCTACGCAATTCGCTCACCTCCGGCGCTCCGTGGGAAACGGCCATCATCGATATCCTCACGCGACACAGCTCGGACAAGATTTCTGCCGCTGCCTCAATTCAAGCACCGAGCGCGTACTACCTTTCGTTCGGGGCCGATGCCGCGTTGCCCGTTGTATCCGATCTCTGCCAATCGACAGCACGCTGGTGTACGACGTCACTGGAAGAGCAGGAAAAGTGTGACGTACTCTCGAAGGCCGGTCTAACAACCGGCGTATATCCGTCGCTCCAGTGCAACTATCCGATGACAAGCCGCATCAGCTGTTTGAGAGAAATTTCTGCTGAACGTGCGGATTTTGCCGGTATCGACTCTAACTACGGGTATCTGGCGCGTCAGTCAAACTTGGCCGCCGCTCTTTATCAGGAGACGGAAAAGGAGAAATACTCGTccgtggtggtgttggtgcacGAGGGCAAGGGACACGATCGGTTCGAGAAGCTGCGCAATGCGAAAGCTTGCTTCCCGGAGTTTGGAGGAATTGGTGAGTGTCTGGCAACTTCAACATTAAAAACTAAGTCAACTCAAACGCATCTATCTCCTCTGTCTTCTCTAAAGCTTCTATCGCCTTTGTAAACGTTGGACGATCGCGTGGAATATTCGATCGTAACGAATGCGACTACGGCCATCTGATGAGCGAGTTCTTCTCCGAGTCCTGTGCTCCAGGATCACGGGACGATATGCACGACCCAACTGGGGAAAATTCCGAAACCCTTTGCGCTTTATGCCGTTACGGCGAGAAGCCTACACCCCGCGATCTcggtgctgatgatgacggtCTAAGCACAGACGAACCAATCGACGACGCGGTGGAAGATGCAGAAGGAATTGATCCCGCATTGCGAATTAATAACGATGTCACTGTGACGGTCGACCGCAACTTGCTGTGCGCTGCATCCGACGCGAACCGTTACTACGGAACACGTGGTGCGCTCCGCTGCCTGCAGGAGGCAGGAGAGGTGGCAATAGTTGAGGCACAAAATTTGGCCGATCATGCCAAATTCCTGGCAATGAATGAGAGCGATTATCGTGTACTCTGCCGCAACGGTTCGCTGGCCGCATACACCGGTTTCAACGTAGACGAGGAATGCTTCCTGACCACTATCGTGGACGGTGAGATCGTTGTGCGCCGCCAGTGGGAAAAATCGGACAACATTGTGCACGTACTGACGTCGCTCGATGTGTACCTGCAGAACGATCCCGACTTCCGGATGTACAACATATTCGGCGGCCAGCGCAATCTACTGTTCGAGGACTCGGCGCTCGGGTTGGTGTCACCGCAGCATAACGAGCTGGGCACATCGGTGAAAAATTACattcgtttgtttgaaaacattGAGGACTGCCAGAATGCGGCACCATCGACTACGATTGCGCCGGGTGGTACCGGCGGCCGGGCAGCAATGCTCACGGTTAATTTCTTGCTTACCATCATTCTGGCCGGTATTATCGCTTGGAGATTGTAATTACTTCCATCTAGGTTATGGTAACACTCTCGCCGCAAAGCCACGTAAAACTCCAGCAAAGCGTAACAGCGATGCGATTGTGTTTCAGGAAtcaattttacatattttagtttttctttccaaaaaaTGTGCACCACATTTCATTACTTAGATACAACGCAACGTACACGAGGCGCGACTCATCTGTAACGCAATGTTCATTAGTGTAGTAGTCCAGTGACAACGAAATA
This genomic window from Anopheles maculipalpis chromosome 2RL, idAnoMacuDA_375_x, whole genome shotgun sequence contains:
- the LOC126567914 gene encoding transferrin-like: MVQVCSFTVLLLLVAYGSFASGQQQERVCATARYTAECEQLQRGNSEVVCVHVQDSVECAQRIRNGTADFGVFSAESVLLTASLGWEGLNVLKELRSAERTREAIDFQTAVVVRNTHRGGLEGLRGLRYCHPGFHYGRTHRWTERVLKHFERLVAPVQCEGFNTVTEIEAAAVSNFFGESCRPGVWSQIPKEDSDLKEKYSNLCALCPNASSCSYDGFDNGQESALQCLERNGDVVYASVLEIQNYFKERSAIANDFSYLCKDGTLQPVTGNACPWLIRPWGTIMASSAKAVQIAARLDVWLRNSLTSGAPWETAIIDILTRHSSDKISAAASIQAPSAYYLSFGADAALPVVSDLCQSTARWCTTSLEEQEKCDVLSKAGLTTGVYPSLQCNYPMTSRISCLREISAERADFAGIDSNYGYLARQSNLAAALYQETEKEKYSSVVVLVHEGKGHDRFEKLRNAKACFPEFGGIASIAFVNVGRSRGIFDRNECDYGHLMSEFFSESCAPGSRDDMHDPTGENSETLCALCRYGEKPTPRDLGADDDGLSTDEPIDDAVEDAEGIDPALRINNDVTVTVDRNLLCAASDANRYYGTRGALRCLQEAGEVAIVEAQNLADHAKFLAMNESDYRVLCRNGSLAAYTGFNVDEECFLTTIVDGEIVVRRQWEKSDNIVHVLTSLDVYLQNDPDFRMYNIFGGQRNLLFEDSALGLVSPQHNELGTSVKNYIRLFENIEDCQNAAPSTTIAPGGTGGRAAMLTVNFLLTIILAGIIAWRL